Proteins encoded together in one Thalassotalea crassostreae window:
- the cysI gene encoding assimilatory sulfite reductase (NADPH) hemoprotein subunit — translation MSSTDTKTQKLAVNEGIKTKSNFLRGTISEGLQDAVTGSLAEDDTQLTKFHGFYQQDDRDLRQERSEQKLEPLFSFMLRARVPGGVATPEQWLAIDSMADNYTIYGSLRLTTRNTFQYHGMLKPNIKNVIQGLDDIGLDSLAACGDVNRNVTCNTNPVQSHLHQEAFEMARGISEHLLPQTKAYSEIWLDGKKQDLNDVPAEEVEPIYGETYLPRKFKIAVAVPPHNDVDVYTNDLGLVAITEGEGETAKIIGYNITVGGGMGSTHGDVETYPRLASELGFVEVKDAIKVSEAVLKSQRDLGNRVVRKNARLKYTVDRIGLDAFRDAVEAHAGFKMQPSKPVKFTLQGDRLGWVKGVDNNWHLTLFVENGRIIDTDTRQLKTGMKEIAKVHKGDFRMTANQNVIIANVPEDEKVMIEGMAKQYGLYRTFNEGGVSPIRGNSMACVALPTCALAMAEAERYLPTLIDKVDGLAAKHNISEQDIVLRMTGCPNGCARPFAAEIAFVGKGPGKYNMYLGADGLGTRLNKLHLENIGEDDILAELDRLFSLFAEHRLEAERFGDFVVRYGVIKATIEGKDFHQ, via the coding sequence CGGTACTATTAGCGAAGGTTTACAAGATGCAGTTACCGGTAGTTTAGCGGAAGATGACACCCAATTAACTAAATTTCACGGTTTTTATCAACAAGACGATCGTGATCTTCGTCAAGAACGCAGCGAACAAAAACTAGAACCACTATTTAGTTTTATGTTGCGTGCGCGTGTACCAGGTGGTGTTGCTACGCCAGAGCAATGGCTAGCAATTGATAGCATGGCTGATAATTACACCATTTATGGTTCATTGCGCTTAACAACTCGTAATACTTTCCAGTATCACGGCATGTTAAAACCAAACATTAAAAATGTGATCCAAGGTTTGGATGATATTGGCTTAGATTCTTTAGCCGCATGTGGTGATGTAAACCGTAACGTTACCTGTAACACTAACCCAGTTCAATCGCATCTGCACCAAGAAGCGTTTGAGATGGCTCGAGGTATTTCAGAGCACTTACTACCGCAAACCAAAGCCTATAGTGAGATTTGGTTAGACGGTAAGAAACAAGATCTGAACGACGTGCCAGCTGAAGAAGTAGAGCCTATTTATGGTGAAACTTATTTACCGCGTAAATTCAAAATTGCAGTCGCAGTGCCTCCGCACAACGATGTTGATGTATATACCAACGATCTTGGATTAGTAGCTATTACTGAAGGTGAAGGCGAAACAGCCAAAATCATCGGTTACAACATCACTGTTGGTGGCGGTATGGGTTCAACTCATGGCGATGTAGAAACATATCCTCGTTTGGCGTCAGAGCTAGGTTTTGTTGAAGTTAAAGATGCAATCAAAGTATCGGAAGCGGTGTTAAAATCTCAGCGTGATCTAGGTAACCGAGTGGTTCGAAAAAATGCTCGCTTAAAGTATACCGTTGATCGCATTGGTCTTGATGCATTTCGTGACGCTGTTGAAGCGCACGCGGGCTTTAAGATGCAACCTTCAAAACCGGTTAAGTTCACCTTACAAGGTGATCGCTTAGGCTGGGTTAAGGGTGTTGATAATAACTGGCACTTAACTCTGTTTGTCGAAAACGGTCGTATTATTGATACCGATACTCGTCAATTAAAAACTGGCATGAAAGAAATCGCAAAAGTTCATAAAGGCGATTTCCGTATGACGGCAAATCAAAACGTTATCATCGCTAATGTTCCTGAAGATGAAAAAGTAATGATTGAAGGCATGGCCAAACAATACGGCTTATACCGCACATTTAACGAAGGTGGCGTTAGTCCTATCCGTGGCAACTCAATGGCTTGTGTCGCGTTGCCAACTTGTGCTTTAGCAATGGCCGAAGCAGAGCGTTACCTGCCAACTTTAATCGATAAGGTTGATGGTTTAGCCGCTAAACACAATATTAGCGAACAAGATATCGTGTTAAGAATGACAGGTTGTCCAAACGGCTGTGCTCGTCCATTTGCCGCAGAAATCGCCTTTGTTGGTAAAGGGCCTGGTAAATACAACATGTACCTAGGAGCCGATGGCTTAGGTACTCGCTTAAACAAATTACATTTAGAAAATATTGGTGAAGACGATATTTTAGCTGAATTAGATCGCTTATTTTCATTGTTTGCAGAGCATAGATTGGAAGCAGAACGATTTGGTGATTTTGTTGTTCGTTATGGCGTTATCAAAGCAACGATTGAAGGAAAAGACTTTCACCAATAA
- a CDS encoding phosphoadenylyl-sulfate reductase has product MNDIMSANGTNTLVVNKELVNEELVNKELVNDERIDDKVLKSASSLTANFDLEKVNSELVNLTAEQRVAWALENLPGQAVLSSSFGIQSAVMLHLVTQQQPDLPIILIDSGYLFDETYQFIDQLTERLKLNLKIYQANISPAWQEARFGKLWENGLDGIKQYNQINKVEPMRRALNDLQVNTWFSGIRQGQSQSRANKSIAEYSFIKGEQQAAIKLHPILEWTNRDIYQYLQKHNLPYHPLWEEGYVSVGDKQTTKKLEAGMSEEETRFFGLARECGLHEYNDGGGI; this is encoded by the coding sequence ATGAATGACATTATGAGCGCGAACGGTACTAACACCCTAGTAGTTAACAAAGAGCTGGTTAACGAAGAGCTGGTTAACAAAGAGCTGGTTAACGATGAACGAATTGACGATAAAGTACTCAAAAGTGCGTCATCGTTAACAGCAAATTTCGATTTAGAAAAAGTAAATTCAGAACTTGTTAATCTAACTGCTGAACAACGTGTCGCCTGGGCCTTAGAAAATTTACCTGGTCAAGCGGTATTGTCGTCTAGCTTTGGTATTCAATCTGCGGTAATGTTACATCTAGTGACTCAGCAACAGCCTGATTTACCTATTATTTTAATTGATAGTGGCTATTTATTTGACGAAACATACCAATTTATAGACCAACTAACCGAACGATTAAAACTGAACTTGAAGATTTACCAAGCCAATATTTCACCGGCATGGCAGGAAGCACGTTTTGGTAAGTTATGGGAAAATGGCTTAGATGGTATTAAGCAATACAATCAAATAAACAAAGTAGAACCGATGCGTCGTGCGTTAAACGACTTGCAAGTTAATACTTGGTTTAGTGGCATACGCCAAGGCCAGTCACAATCACGAGCAAATAAATCAATTGCAGAATACAGTTTCATCAAGGGTGAGCAACAAGCCGCAATCAAGTTGCACCCAATCCTTGAATGGACTAACCGTGATATATACCAGTACTTACAAAAGCATAATTTACCTTATCACCCATTATGGGAAGAAGGTTATGTTTCTGTTGGTGATAAGCAGACAACGAAAAAATTAGAAGCAGGCATGAGTGAAGAAGAAACTCGATTCTTTGGTTTAGCTCGTGAATGTGGATTACATGAATACAATGACGGAGGTGGTATTTAA
- the cysG gene encoding siroheme synthase CysG, with protein METLPLFLKLTNKPVLVVGGGDVALRKVQSLVNANAMVTVVATKVCEQLLSIKEPNLKIVISEYQQSFLQNQRLVIAATNDLAVNTLIHDQAEAADIWVNVVDQSDLCEFTFGAVIDRSPLMIAIGSNGKAPVLARLWKEQLEKSIPRWTGKLATVAAQYRAEVKEKITSFQSRRHFWESVFRGKASQAAAMGNWKKVDAYCKAELKNSVKQQRTEDKQKRPNMGQVFLTGGGPGNPDLLTIKALQSMQIADVIVYDSLISPEVLALCRKDAEMILVGKQAGNHIMVQENINQLLVDLAKQGKIVCRLKGGDPYIFGRGGEEAQLLADNRVPFEVIPGITAAAACSASTGIPLTHRDYSQSVQFVTGHAKQISNSANQGNDNQEVNWKSLALSNNTLVIYMGVMRSTNIKTQLIKYGRDPHTPVAIIEKGTRADQRVITGTLDMLDILVEEHNIGSPALTIIGEVVSLHRELYKGSLDADFDINGIVGAENTISLVNPAA; from the coding sequence ATGGAAACGTTACCATTATTTCTTAAACTAACTAACAAGCCAGTATTGGTTGTTGGTGGTGGCGATGTTGCGTTAAGAAAAGTGCAAAGCTTAGTAAACGCAAATGCAATGGTAACCGTAGTTGCAACCAAAGTATGTGAGCAGTTACTTTCGATTAAAGAGCCTAATTTAAAGATTGTTATTAGCGAATATCAACAATCATTTTTACAAAACCAGCGATTAGTTATTGCCGCGACGAATGATTTAGCAGTAAACACTTTGATCCACGACCAAGCCGAAGCTGCCGACATATGGGTAAATGTTGTCGATCAAAGCGATTTATGCGAATTCACTTTTGGCGCGGTCATTGATCGTAGCCCATTAATGATTGCTATTGGTAGTAATGGTAAAGCACCAGTATTAGCGCGTTTGTGGAAAGAACAACTAGAAAAGTCTATTCCTCGTTGGACTGGGAAGTTGGCCACTGTCGCAGCGCAATATAGAGCTGAAGTGAAAGAAAAAATTACCAGCTTCCAATCACGTAGACATTTTTGGGAATCAGTTTTTAGAGGTAAAGCAAGTCAAGCAGCGGCGATGGGGAATTGGAAAAAAGTCGACGCTTACTGCAAAGCAGAATTAAAAAATTCGGTGAAACAACAGCGCACTGAAGATAAACAAAAACGTCCTAATATGGGACAAGTTTTCCTTACTGGTGGTGGTCCAGGAAATCCGGATTTATTAACCATAAAAGCATTACAAAGCATGCAAATTGCCGACGTGATTGTCTACGATTCGTTGATTTCGCCAGAAGTATTGGCGCTTTGTCGCAAAGATGCGGAAATGATTTTAGTTGGCAAACAAGCTGGTAATCATATTATGGTTCAGGAAAACATTAATCAGCTTTTAGTCGATTTAGCAAAACAAGGTAAAATCGTTTGTCGTCTTAAAGGCGGCGACCCTTACATTTTTGGTCGTGGTGGTGAAGAAGCACAACTATTAGCAGATAATCGCGTACCGTTTGAAGTTATTCCAGGAATTACGGCAGCAGCAGCATGTTCAGCCTCAACCGGTATCCCTTTAACTCATAGAGATTATTCGCAATCGGTTCAGTTTGTTACTGGTCATGCAAAACAAATTAGTAATTCCGCTAATCAAGGGAATGACAATCAAGAAGTGAATTGGAAGTCGTTAGCGCTAAGTAATAATACCCTGGTCATCTATATGGGGGTAATGCGCAGTACCAATATTAAAACGCAACTGATTAAATATGGCCGTGATCCACACACCCCTGTTGCCATCATTGAAAAAGGTACTCGCGCCGATCAGCGTGTTATAACAGGAACATTGGATATGTTGGATATTCTTGTTGAAGAGCACAATATAGGCTCTCCTGCCCTAACCATTATCGGTGAAGTAGTATCCCTGCATAGAGAGTTATACAAAGGAAGTTTAGATGCAGACTTTGACATCAATGGTATTGTGGGCGCTGAAAATACAATTTCATTAGTTAATCCAGCTGCATAA
- a CDS encoding 3D domain-containing protein, which yields MFYFTNMHLKSFTANFYQTAQTLCRIGVYSLALFTVFSCSNLNSRSAEYCENNWKITGYYTPIELDFKSKQTRLIRISSTQSYMLNEDFVNAVKIEGWGKTKFGWYLGYYGKTWHKQSKPLNAYGRALTKGAIAVDKNLIAKDSVVKIQGLESILNIDQFVAVDVGSAIKQKRIDVYTGEGLSAKQKTYAVTGNHQVCFNSLSPAPVISL from the coding sequence ATGTTTTATTTTACCAACATGCACTTAAAATCATTTACAGCTAATTTTTACCAAACTGCGCAAACCCTATGTAGAATAGGTGTCTATAGTTTAGCGTTATTTACAGTATTTAGTTGTTCAAACTTAAATTCACGTTCCGCTGAATACTGCGAAAATAATTGGAAGATCACTGGTTATTACACGCCGATAGAGCTCGACTTCAAATCAAAGCAAACACGTCTTATTCGTATTTCATCAACGCAAAGTTATATGCTGAATGAAGACTTTGTCAACGCGGTAAAAATTGAAGGTTGGGGGAAAACCAAATTTGGTTGGTATCTCGGATATTACGGCAAAACTTGGCACAAACAATCAAAACCTTTAAATGCTTATGGTCGCGCGTTAACGAAAGGTGCAATTGCCGTAGATAAAAACTTAATTGCTAAAGATAGCGTGGTCAAAATCCAAGGATTAGAATCGATACTTAATATCGACCAATTTGTTGCTGTTGATGTAGGCAGTGCGATTAAACAAAAGCGAATTGATGTTTATACCGGCGAAGGTTTAAGCGCGAAACAAAAAACTTATGCGGTAACAGGTAACCACCAAGTCTGTTTCAATAGTTTAAGTCCTGCACCAGTGATTTCGTTATAG
- a CDS encoding AhpA/YtjB family protein — translation MTDTNEIIYPQVTSIYNKLMQIGVAIILLLMILHLSVTGVSDSEDGLDKHVSEVSTQFLQQAVNSAAVILNTGNKKQIRQFVESLANSDLVLSARLYDKNGQVIAESELATPVKELYGIEGGSTDESDQYSPFIAEIRNDNLVGYLRLTLVEDTLTNTMEKQIRGQFELFRIMLLVAVLAGFLFTRGFSRFSRQGLRLGKKVAS, via the coding sequence ATGACAGATACAAATGAAATAATTTACCCACAAGTAACGTCAATCTATAACAAGTTGATGCAAATTGGTGTCGCAATTATTTTATTGCTCATGATTTTACATTTATCAGTAACGGGTGTCAGTGACAGTGAAGACGGGCTAGATAAACACGTAAGTGAGGTGTCGACCCAATTTTTACAGCAAGCAGTCAATAGCGCGGCTGTGATATTAAATACTGGAAATAAAAAGCAAATCCGTCAATTTGTAGAATCATTGGCCAATAGTGATTTGGTCTTATCGGCAAGATTGTATGATAAAAATGGGCAAGTCATTGCTGAATCAGAACTGGCAACACCGGTAAAAGAGTTATACGGCATTGAAGGCGGCAGTACTGATGAGAGTGATCAATACTCACCTTTTATCGCCGAAATACGTAACGATAACTTAGTCGGCTATTTACGTTTAACTTTGGTGGAAGATACTTTAACCAATACCATGGAAAAACAAATACGCGGTCAATTTGAATTATTTAGAATTATGTTGTTAGTGGCGGTGCTTGCGGGGTTCTTATTCACCCGAGGCTTCAGTCGTTTTTCTCGTCAAGGATTGAGGTTAGGTAAAAAGGTCGCAAGTTAG
- the serB gene encoding phosphoserine phosphatase SerB, translating to MTSPTFSSSYSITNNELQLASMFNEQAENLPVSLTLSANSFNLVANAQLSAMENSTTGANECYELVLFGDTNIAHLKSIMSLLNIDSMILNAINSRADKVSYRFDTGLNNVEQIKSALDEYALKNNFELALVKNAPSLNEPGLLVMDMDSTTIRIECIDEIAKLAGVGEEVSKVTELAMQGELDFAESLRARVATLKDAPESILQQVADNLPLMHGLEVLLKILKQHNWKVAVASGGFTYYTEILRAQLGLDATQANDLEIVDGKLTGKVLGSITDAQVKADTLTKLSSEYGISNQQTVAMGDGANDLTMMQAANLGIAFEAKPVVLKQASCAINFSGLDCMLHWLK from the coding sequence ATGACGTCGCCAACATTTTCAAGCTCTTATTCGATCACCAACAATGAACTTCAACTTGCTTCCATGTTTAATGAGCAAGCAGAAAACTTACCTGTATCGCTAACACTATCAGCAAATAGTTTTAACCTTGTAGCTAACGCACAACTATCAGCTATGGAGAACAGTACGACCGGCGCTAACGAATGCTACGAACTGGTTTTGTTTGGCGATACCAACATAGCCCACTTAAAATCAATAATGTCGCTGCTAAACATTGATTCGATGATACTTAATGCAATCAATTCTCGCGCTGACAAAGTAAGTTATCGCTTTGATACCGGGTTAAATAATGTTGAACAGATAAAGTCGGCACTCGATGAATATGCACTCAAAAATAACTTTGAATTAGCGTTAGTAAAAAACGCGCCATCGTTAAACGAACCTGGTCTATTAGTCATGGACATGGACTCAACGACGATTCGAATAGAATGTATCGATGAAATTGCAAAACTTGCAGGTGTCGGCGAAGAAGTCAGTAAAGTGACCGAATTAGCAATGCAAGGAGAGCTTGATTTTGCCGAAAGTCTTCGTGCTCGTGTAGCAACTTTAAAAGATGCGCCGGAATCTATTTTACAACAGGTTGCAGATAATTTGCCGCTTATGCACGGTTTAGAAGTGTTATTAAAAATCCTTAAACAACACAATTGGAAAGTTGCCGTTGCTTCCGGAGGGTTTACTTATTACACCGAAATTCTTAGAGCGCAGTTAGGCTTAGACGCAACGCAAGCAAACGATTTAGAAATTGTCGATGGTAAACTAACCGGCAAAGTTTTGGGCAGTATTACCGATGCACAAGTAAAGGCAGATACCTTGACCAAATTGTCGTCTGAATATGGCATCAGCAATCAACAAACTGTGGCGATGGGCGATGGCGCTAATGATTTAACTATGATGCAAGCGGCAAACTTAGGCATCGCATTTGAAGCCAAGCCTGTGGTATTAAAACAAGCGAGCTGTGCGATAAACTTCTCAGGTCTTGATTGCATGTTGCACTGGCTAAAGTAA
- the radA gene encoding DNA repair protein RadA: protein MAKPKITFVCNDCGSDFPRWMGQCTDCKAWNTLVEMKISPSKAKAANNKSLSGYAGGIGGGSKKINEIESLDAEKRASGIGELDRVLCGGVTKGSVNIISGDPGAGKTTLLSDLVARMSADTASLYCTAEESLSQFKNRVDRLKLDYNQDNLFLLSETSVEAIIEELESNQIKFAVIDSIQAVVTDNANGSPGSPSQVKSAAQALTQYCKQNDVTMFLIAHVNKNNEIAGPQTLVHIVDALLHIDTNDGQVRTLRANKNRFGDIDTVGIFKMTERGMTSVDNPSEIFLSGSSTESPGSTITCIRKGNRNLLLEIQCLTTETEAEFPQRVCVGLNMNRIKMLTGILRKHTKTKIYHDTFFNIVGGLKIDESETCIDLALVTALLSSLNEFIMPRSTCIMGELSLNGDVRPIDSGVPRVKEAAQHGFTEIYIPHRNYHKSMEGLGARIVPVKTIHELMTLIS from the coding sequence ATGGCTAAACCAAAAATCACTTTTGTTTGTAATGACTGTGGCTCGGACTTTCCGCGCTGGATGGGACAATGTACCGATTGTAAAGCATGGAATACCTTAGTTGAAATGAAAATTTCGCCAAGCAAGGCGAAAGCAGCCAATAACAAAAGCTTATCTGGTTATGCTGGTGGCATTGGTGGCGGCTCGAAAAAGATTAACGAAATTGAGTCGTTAGATGCTGAAAAAAGAGCAAGTGGTATTGGTGAGCTTGATCGCGTCCTTTGTGGCGGTGTCACTAAAGGTTCAGTAAATATTATCTCTGGCGACCCTGGCGCTGGTAAAACCACATTATTATCCGATCTTGTCGCTCGCATGTCTGCAGATACTGCGTCATTATATTGTACTGCCGAAGAATCATTATCTCAGTTTAAAAATCGAGTTGACCGTTTAAAGCTAGATTACAATCAAGATAACTTATTTTTATTATCTGAAACTAGTGTCGAAGCGATTATCGAAGAACTTGAATCTAATCAGATTAAATTTGCCGTTATCGATTCAATTCAAGCGGTTGTTACTGATAACGCCAATGGAAGTCCTGGCTCGCCTTCGCAAGTAAAAAGCGCTGCTCAAGCATTAACTCAATACTGTAAGCAAAATGATGTCACCATGTTTCTTATTGCCCACGTCAATAAGAACAATGAAATAGCTGGCCCTCAAACCCTTGTTCATATCGTCGATGCGTTATTGCATATTGACACCAACGACGGTCAGGTACGGACCTTACGCGCTAATAAAAACCGTTTTGGCGATATTGATACGGTTGGTATCTTCAAAATGACTGAACGCGGTATGACTAGCGTCGACAATCCAAGTGAAATATTTTTATCCGGTTCATCGACTGAATCTCCAGGTTCCACAATCACCTGTATTCGTAAAGGAAATCGCAATCTGTTACTTGAAATTCAGTGTTTAACCACAGAAACAGAAGCAGAATTTCCACAACGTGTTTGTGTTGGTCTTAATATGAACCGTATCAAAATGCTTACCGGCATATTGCGTAAACATACTAAGACGAAAATTTACCATGACACGTTTTTTAATATTGTAGGTGGTTTAAAAATTGACGAGTCTGAAACTTGTATCGACTTGGCATTAGTCACTGCTCTATTGAGTAGCTTAAATGAATTTATCATGCCGCGTAGCACCTGCATTATGGGCGAGTTAAGTTTAAACGGCGATGTCAGACCAATTGATAGCGGTGTTCCAAGAGTCAAAGAAGCCGCACAGCATGGTTTCACTGAAATATATATTCCTCATCGAAATTATCATAAATCTATGGAAGGATTGGGGGCACGAATTGTTCCGGTCAAAACTATCCATGAATTAATGACCCTGATCAGTTAA
- a CDS encoding S9 family peptidase: MPYSFFKIFTFISSLTFAITFSSLVNAQSSLADATSSNEVNEPLTLERMYSSPALAGEKVIKLKYTADSKKITYLKTKQENRSRYDLWQYDIATAQHSLIVDADSIFSGIEVLSEEEKYRRERLRLRGSGIIEYFLSADSNKVVFPINGDLYLYTFDTKKTSRLTDDDDFETDIKFSPKGNFVSFIKQQNIYIIDLDEKTVQALTTDGSGTIKNGMAEFVAQEEMDRMSGYWWSPNEKYIAFLRVDESPVPTVIRNEIYADSIKLIEQRYPSAGSNNVDISLRTVRVSDGSIKKLNLGTEKDIYIARVKWLPDSKTVSYQWQDRSQKKLELRFHNLNSKKTKTILTESSDYWININDDLKFLSNGEQFIWASERDGFKHLYLYKNNGEMITQLTKGEWVVDKLVAVDESKGLVYFTGRADTPMEKHLYKTTLDGKAPEHVIPLTKRGGFHQITFAADKQTYIDNYSNINTPWQLSLHNVSGAHLDYLLENKVDEEHPLFTYKDNLVTPEFGSLIADDGKTKLFYRLYKPTNKQPGKRYPVIVSVYGGPHAQRVNNKWVDIGFNQYMANRGYVIFQLDNRGSNYRGTEFEFIIKDKLGAVELRDQISGVKYLRTLPFVDKNNIGVYGHSYGGYMALMAMFNGSEYFKAGVSGAPVTDWLLYDTHYTERYLSHPQNNADGYTNSSVFPYVANFNDDRGLLIYHGMADDNVLFTNTTKLIKALQNNNKQFELMTYPGSKHSMRGKKVKMHLYSTIEKFFDNQLKK; encoded by the coding sequence ATGCCGTACTCGTTTTTTAAGATATTTACATTTATATCTAGTCTTACTTTTGCAATCACTTTCTCTTCGCTTGTAAATGCTCAATCTTCCTTAGCGGATGCCACTTCAAGCAACGAAGTTAATGAGCCGTTAACACTTGAACGTATGTATTCTTCACCGGCATTAGCTGGTGAAAAGGTTATTAAATTAAAGTACACCGCAGACAGCAAAAAAATTACTTATTTAAAAACCAAGCAAGAAAATCGAAGTCGTTATGACTTGTGGCAGTACGATATTGCAACAGCTCAACATAGTTTAATTGTTGATGCTGACTCGATTTTTTCAGGTATTGAGGTGTTAAGCGAGGAAGAAAAATATCGCCGCGAACGTTTACGTCTGCGTGGAAGCGGAATTATCGAATACTTCTTATCAGCAGACAGCAATAAAGTTGTTTTCCCAATCAATGGTGATTTATATCTTTATACTTTTGATACAAAGAAAACTTCTCGCCTTACCGACGACGATGATTTTGAGACCGATATTAAATTTTCGCCAAAAGGTAATTTTGTTTCATTTATTAAGCAACAAAATATCTACATTATTGATTTAGATGAAAAGACAGTACAAGCACTGACCACAGACGGCAGTGGTACCATCAAAAATGGTATGGCGGAGTTTGTCGCGCAAGAAGAGATGGACCGAATGAGCGGCTATTGGTGGTCGCCGAATGAAAAATACATAGCATTTTTACGAGTAGACGAATCGCCCGTACCTACGGTGATTCGTAATGAAATTTATGCGGACAGCATTAAACTGATAGAGCAACGATATCCTAGTGCCGGCAGCAACAATGTCGACATATCTTTGCGCACTGTCCGAGTAAGCGATGGCAGTATTAAAAAACTCAACTTAGGTACTGAGAAGGATATATATATTGCCCGGGTAAAATGGCTGCCCGATTCGAAAACGGTTAGTTATCAGTGGCAAGATCGCAGTCAGAAAAAGTTAGAATTAAGGTTTCATAACCTCAATTCTAAAAAAACAAAAACGATCTTAACCGAGAGTTCTGATTACTGGATTAATATAAACGATGATTTAAAATTTTTATCCAACGGCGAGCAATTTATATGGGCTTCAGAGCGAGACGGTTTTAAGCATTTATACCTTTATAAAAACAATGGTGAAATGATCACTCAATTGACCAAAGGTGAATGGGTGGTAGACAAATTAGTCGCTGTAGATGAGAGTAAAGGTTTAGTATATTTTACCGGCCGCGCTGATACGCCGATGGAAAAGCACCTTTATAAAACAACGCTTGACGGTAAAGCGCCAGAGCATGTGATCCCTTTGACAAAACGAGGCGGTTTTCATCAGATAACGTTCGCTGCGGATAAGCAAACATATATTGATAATTACTCAAACATCAATACGCCGTGGCAATTAAGTTTACATAATGTCAGCGGTGCCCATCTTGACTATTTATTAGAAAACAAAGTTGACGAAGAACATCCTTTGTTTACATATAAAGATAACTTAGTGACGCCTGAATTCGGCTCTTTAATAGCAGATGATGGCAAAACAAAACTGTTTTACCGTCTCTACAAACCAACGAATAAGCAACCAGGAAAGCGCTACCCTGTAATTGTAAGTGTTTATGGCGGACCGCACGCTCAACGAGTGAATAACAAATGGGTAGACATTGGCTTTAACCAGTATATGGCCAATAGAGGCTATGTGATTTTTCAATTGGATAATCGCGGTTCGAACTATCGAGGTACCGAGTTCGAGTTTATTATTAAAGATAAACTTGGTGCTGTTGAGTTACGCGATCAAATCAGCGGCGTAAAATATCTTCGCACTTTACCTTTTGTCGATAAGAACAATATTGGTGTTTATGGCCACAGTTATGGTGGCTATATGGCGTTAATGGCAATGTTTAATGGTAGTGAGTATTTTAAAGCAGGGGTAAGTGGCGCACCCGTAACAGATTGGTTGTTGTATGATACACATTACACCGAGCGATACTTAAGCCATCCACAAAACAACGCTGACGGCTACACAAACAGCTCGGTATTTCCTTATGTGGCAAACTTTAATGACGATAGAGGGTTACTCATTTATCACGGTATGGCCGATGATAATGTATTGTTTACTAACACCACCAAACTTATTAAAGCTTTGCAAAACAATAACAAACAATTTGAATTGATGACCTACCCTGGTAGTAAACATTCGATGCGTGGTAAAAAGGTGAAAATGCACCTTTATAGTACTATTGAAAAGTTTTTCGACAACCAGCTAAAGAAATAA
- a CDS encoding MoaF-related domain-containing protein yields MNKVIYLYFTLAIAALISAPLQASTDASDKYAVAEHLLDGVSFEYFYQTGGGLKISFDDGLLGYEWISGQRKGNKASNIPYQSRKIGERLFIVNWQEKDKPDFVTLVIDLKHNTMYSSAILRYGTEQEVIHFNGAIIERLEVDSK; encoded by the coding sequence ATGAACAAAGTAATATATCTTTATTTCACGCTCGCTATAGCCGCATTAATTTCCGCTCCGCTGCAGGCGTCAACAGATGCATCCGATAAATACGCCGTAGCAGAGCACTTGCTAGACGGCGTTAGCTTTGAGTATTTTTATCAAACCGGTGGAGGACTCAAGATTAGTTTTGATGACGGCTTATTAGGTTACGAATGGATTAGTGGGCAGCGTAAAGGCAATAAGGCAAGTAATATACCTTACCAATCTAGAAAAATCGGCGAGCGTTTGTTCATCGTCAATTGGCAAGAAAAAGACAAACCTGATTTTGTAACACTAGTCATCGACTTAAAGCACAACACAATGTATTCATCTGCAATATTACGTTATGGAACAGAGCAAGAAGTTATACATTTCAACGGCGCGATTATCGAACGACTTGAAGTAGACTCTAAATAG